In Zingiber officinale cultivar Zhangliang chromosome 6A, Zo_v1.1, whole genome shotgun sequence, a single genomic region encodes these proteins:
- the LOC121998334 gene encoding mannan endo-1,4-beta-mannosidase 2-like isoform X1, translating to MNNPWSRWNGKPSSAKPSGKRVRSRNGLLCPAIGFFLCILLTCMTFRALKLHQDQEPTLSFVERNGTHFMVDGRVLYVSGWNSYWLMEQAVEEGSRARVTEIFQTAASLGLTVCRTYAFNDGRDHALQVSLGIFDEIVFKALDWVIAEAQRHGIRLLLSLVNNLQRHGGKGQYVKWAWEEGFGLSTSNDSFFFDPSIRSYFKIYLKTILTRKNHLSGIEYRDDPTIFAWELMNAPRCASDVSGDTLQEWIEEMAELVKGIDKMHLVTVGLEGFYGPTSRPEKKDVNPPEKWYGELGTDFLHNSKTPAIDFASVQIYPDKWLRQANLSEKTSYISKWMASHIDDGEKELNKPILFSEFGLSSKNKDFDTLHRVAFYKSILDNIYDSATKGGAGAGAFIWHLLLGGMEKYDDEFGIVPGESLAIIRLLKEQACHLMALRHGKNLAQTTAAIC from the exons ATGAATAATCCTTGGAGCAGGTGGAATGGCAAGCCTTCTAGTGCCAAGCCTTCCGGCAAGAGAGTGAGATCAAGAAATGGGCTGCTCTGCCCAGCCATTGGTTTTTTCCTCTGCATTCTGCTCACGTGCATGACCTTTAGGGCTCTCAAGCTCCACCAAGATCAGGAGCCGACACTGAGCTTTGTGGAGAGGAATGGCACCCATTTCATGGTGGATGGAAGAGTCCTCTATGTCAGCGGATGGAACTCCTACTGGCTGATGGAGCAGGCGGTGGAGGAGGGGAGCAGAGCAAGGGTCACAGAGATCTTTCAAACTGCTGCAAGCTTGGGGCTCACTGTGTGCAGGACCTATGCCTTCAACGACGGTCGAGACCATGCCCTCCAAGTCTCCCTTGGCATCTTCGACGAGATCGTCTTCAAG GCATTAGATTGGGTGATTGCGGAAGCTCAAAGACATGGGATCAGGCTGCTGCTGAGCCTGGTGAACAATCTGCAACGCCACGGTGGGAAGGGGCAGTACGTGAAGTGGGCGTGGGAGGAGGGATTCGGATTGAGCACCTCCAACGATTCATTCTTCTTCGATCCCTCCATTCGCAGTTACTTCAAGATCTACCTTAAG ACAATATTAACAAGGAAGAATCACCTGAGTGGAATTGAGTACAGAGATGATCCTACGATCTTCGCATGGGAGTTGATGAATGCGCCCAGGTGTGCCTCAGATGTATCCGGTGACACACTTCAA GAATGGATTGAGGAGATGGCCGAACTTGTGAAGGGGATTGACAAGATGCATCTGGTGACGGTTGGGCTGGAGGGGTTTTACGGCCCGACGAGCCGGCCGGAGAAGAAAGATGTGAACCCACCGGAGAAATGGTACGGCGAGCTGGGGACGGATTTCCTGCACAATTCGAAGACTCCGGCCATTGATTTTGCGTCGGTGCAAATTTATCCTGATAAATG GTTGCGGCAAGCAAATCTTAGTGAGAAAACAAGCTACATCTCGAAATGGATGGCATCTCACATCGACGATGGCGAAAAAGAGCTGAACAAGCCCATCTTGTTCTCCGAATTCGGCCTATCCAGCAAGAACAAGGACTTCGACACCTTGCACCGGGTTGCATTTTACAAGTCCATTCTTGACAACATCTACGATTCCGCAACCAAAGGCGGTGCTGGTGCCGGTGCCTTCATCTGGCATTTGTTGCTTGGCGGAATGGAGAAGTACGACGACGAATTTGGTATCGTTCCTGGGGAATCTCTGGCGATCATCAGGCTGTTGAAGGAGCAGGCATGCCATTTGATGGCACTGCGGCACGGCAAGAACTTGGCACAAACAACAGCTGCAATATGCTGA
- the LOC121998334 gene encoding mannan endo-1,4-beta-mannosidase 2-like isoform X2 yields the protein MELLLADGAGGGGGEQSKGHRDLSNCCKLGAHCVQDLCLQRRSRPCPPSLPWHLRRDRLQDWVIAEAQRHGIRLLLSLVNNLQRHGGKGQYVKWAWEEGFGLSTSNDSFFFDPSIRSYFKIYLKTILTRKNHLSGIEYRDDPTIFAWELMNAPRCASDVSGDTLQEWIEEMAELVKGIDKMHLVTVGLEGFYGPTSRPEKKDVNPPEKWYGELGTDFLHNSKTPAIDFASVQIYPDKWLRQANLSEKTSYISKWMASHIDDGEKELNKPILFSEFGLSSKNKDFDTLHRVAFYKSILDNIYDSATKGGAGAGAFIWHLLLGGMEKYDDEFGIVPGESLAIIRLLKEQACHLMALRHGKNLAQTTAAIC from the exons ATGGAACTCCTACTGGCTGATGGAGCAGGCGGTGGAGGAGGGGAGCAGAGCAAGGGTCACAGAGATCTTTCAAACTGCTGCAAGCTTGGGGCTCACTGTGTGCAGGACCTATGCCTTCAACGACGGTCGAGACCATGCCCTCCAAGTCTCCCTTGGCATCTTCGACGAGATCGTCTTCAAG ATTGGGTGATTGCGGAAGCTCAAAGACATGGGATCAGGCTGCTGCTGAGCCTGGTGAACAATCTGCAACGCCACGGTGGGAAGGGGCAGTACGTGAAGTGGGCGTGGGAGGAGGGATTCGGATTGAGCACCTCCAACGATTCATTCTTCTTCGATCCCTCCATTCGCAGTTACTTCAAGATCTACCTTAAG ACAATATTAACAAGGAAGAATCACCTGAGTGGAATTGAGTACAGAGATGATCCTACGATCTTCGCATGGGAGTTGATGAATGCGCCCAGGTGTGCCTCAGATGTATCCGGTGACACACTTCAA GAATGGATTGAGGAGATGGCCGAACTTGTGAAGGGGATTGACAAGATGCATCTGGTGACGGTTGGGCTGGAGGGGTTTTACGGCCCGACGAGCCGGCCGGAGAAGAAAGATGTGAACCCACCGGAGAAATGGTACGGCGAGCTGGGGACGGATTTCCTGCACAATTCGAAGACTCCGGCCATTGATTTTGCGTCGGTGCAAATTTATCCTGATAAATG GTTGCGGCAAGCAAATCTTAGTGAGAAAACAAGCTACATCTCGAAATGGATGGCATCTCACATCGACGATGGCGAAAAAGAGCTGAACAAGCCCATCTTGTTCTCCGAATTCGGCCTATCCAGCAAGAACAAGGACTTCGACACCTTGCACCGGGTTGCATTTTACAAGTCCATTCTTGACAACATCTACGATTCCGCAACCAAAGGCGGTGCTGGTGCCGGTGCCTTCATCTGGCATTTGTTGCTTGGCGGAATGGAGAAGTACGACGACGAATTTGGTATCGTTCCTGGGGAATCTCTGGCGATCATCAGGCTGTTGAAGGAGCAGGCATGCCATTTGATGGCACTGCGGCACGGCAAGAACTTGGCACAAACAACAGCTGCAATATGCTGA